From Eptesicus fuscus isolate TK198812 chromosome 14, DD_ASM_mEF_20220401, whole genome shotgun sequence, one genomic window encodes:
- the LOC103297270 gene encoding olfactory receptor 2A12 isoform X1, translating to MGSNQTWITEVILLGFQVDPELEVFLFGFFLLFYSLTLMGNGVILGLICLDSRLHTPMYFFLSNLAIIDMSYASSTVPKMLANLVMQKKTISFAPCILQTFLYLAFAVTECMSLVVMSYDRYVAICHPLHYSVIMSWRVCIVLAAASWIFSFLLALVHITLILRLPFCGPQKINHFFCQIMSVLKLACADIRLNQIVLFVGSVFVLVGPLGLVLVSYTRILFAILRIQSGEGRRKAFSTCSSHLCVVGLFFGSAIIMYLAPKSSHSQEQRKILSLFYSLFNPLLNPLIYSLRNAEVKGALRRLGKKRSL from the coding sequence ATGGGGAGCAACCAGACATGGATCACAGAAGTTATCCTGCTGGGCTTCCAAGTTGACCCAGAACTTGAAGTTTTcctctttgggttctttttgctcttctacaGCCTCACCCTGATGGGAAATGGGGTGATCCTGGGGCTCATCTGCTTGGACTCCAGACTGCACacccccatgtacttcttcctctcaaACCTGGCCATCATTGACATGTCCTATGCCTCAAGCACTGTTCCCAAGATGCTGGCAAATCTTGTGATGCAGAAGAAAACCATCTCCTTTGCTCCATGCATTCTTCAGACCTTCCTGTACTTGGCATTTGCGGTCACAGAGTGTATGAGTTTGGTGGTGATGTCCTATGATCGGTACgtggccatctgccaccccctCCATTATTCTGTCATCATGAGCTGGAGAGTGTGCATAGTCCTGGCTGCCGCTTCCTGGATATTCAGCTTCCTCTTGGCTCTAGTCCACATTACTCTCATCCTGAGGCTGCCCTTTTGTGGGCCACAAAAAATCAACCACTTTTTCTGTCAAATCATGTCAGTCCTCAAATTGGCCTGTGCTGACATTAGGCTCAATCAGATTGTCCTGTTTGTGGGCTCTGTGTTTGTCTTAGTGGGGCCTCTGGGCTTGGTGCTGGTGTCCTACACACGCATCCTCTTTGCCATCCTGAGGATCCAGTCTGGGGAGGGCCGCCGAAAGGccttctccacctgctcctcccacctctgcGTGGTCGGGCTCTTCTTTGGCAGTGCCATCATCATGTACCTGGCCCCCAAATCCAGCCACTCTCAAGAACAAAGGAAGATTCTATCATTGTTTTACAGCCTTTTCAACCCGTTGCTGAATCCCCTGATCTACAGCCTGAGGAACGCAGAGGTGAAGGGAGCCCTGAGGAGACTGGGGAAGAAGAGATCACTGTGA
- the LOC103297270 gene encoding olfactory receptor 2A12 isoform X2, translating to MAPAQNMGSNQTWITEVILLGFQVDPELEVFLFGFFLLFYSLTLMGNGVILGLICLDSRLHTPMYFFLSNLAIIDMSYASSTVPKMLANLVMQKKTISFAPCILQTFLYLAFAVTECMSLVVMSYDRYVAICHPLHYSVIMSWRVCIVLAAASWIFSFLLALVHITLILRLPFCGPQKINHFFCQIMSVLKLACADIRLNQIVLFVGSVFVLVGPLGLVLVSYTRILFAILRIQSGEGRRKAFSTCSSHLCVVGLFFGSAIIMYLAPKSSHSQEQRKILSLFYSLFNPLLNPLIYSLRNAEVKGALRRLGKKRSL from the coding sequence AACATGGGGAGCAACCAGACATGGATCACAGAAGTTATCCTGCTGGGCTTCCAAGTTGACCCAGAACTTGAAGTTTTcctctttgggttctttttgctcttctacaGCCTCACCCTGATGGGAAATGGGGTGATCCTGGGGCTCATCTGCTTGGACTCCAGACTGCACacccccatgtacttcttcctctcaaACCTGGCCATCATTGACATGTCCTATGCCTCAAGCACTGTTCCCAAGATGCTGGCAAATCTTGTGATGCAGAAGAAAACCATCTCCTTTGCTCCATGCATTCTTCAGACCTTCCTGTACTTGGCATTTGCGGTCACAGAGTGTATGAGTTTGGTGGTGATGTCCTATGATCGGTACgtggccatctgccaccccctCCATTATTCTGTCATCATGAGCTGGAGAGTGTGCATAGTCCTGGCTGCCGCTTCCTGGATATTCAGCTTCCTCTTGGCTCTAGTCCACATTACTCTCATCCTGAGGCTGCCCTTTTGTGGGCCACAAAAAATCAACCACTTTTTCTGTCAAATCATGTCAGTCCTCAAATTGGCCTGTGCTGACATTAGGCTCAATCAGATTGTCCTGTTTGTGGGCTCTGTGTTTGTCTTAGTGGGGCCTCTGGGCTTGGTGCTGGTGTCCTACACACGCATCCTCTTTGCCATCCTGAGGATCCAGTCTGGGGAGGGCCGCCGAAAGGccttctccacctgctcctcccacctctgcGTGGTCGGGCTCTTCTTTGGCAGTGCCATCATCATGTACCTGGCCCCCAAATCCAGCCACTCTCAAGAACAAAGGAAGATTCTATCATTGTTTTACAGCCTTTTCAACCCGTTGCTGAATCCCCTGATCTACAGCCTGAGGAACGCAGAGGTGAAGGGAGCCCTGAGGAGACTGGGGAAGAAGAGATCACTGTGA